AGAAAGCTGTATATATCGATTAAAGCTTATTTTTAAAAATAATCTTAAAGAGGGATCAATATGGAATATGGTACTTTGCAAGCTAAGTTAGAGGAAGTTAAAAAGCAGGAAGAAGAACTTATTTTTAAAAGCTTTTCTAATGAAGATGCATGGCACATAGGATTGTTTATCATTGAATCTGCCAAGAAAATAAATAAATCTGTTGCAGTAAATATCATTAAAAATCGACAAACAGTATTTCATTATGGGATGGATGGTACATCACCTGATCAAGATGAATGGATTAAGAAAAAATCAAATGTTGTCTTACGTCATCATCATAGTTCTTATTATATGATGCTTTACAATCAGTTGAAAGACAGATCCTATTTTGATTTTTATTCAGCCAGTCCTTTTGAGTATGCAGTTCATGGAGGAGCGTTTCCTATTATAACGGAAGGATCAGGAGTAATTGGAGTCATCACTGTCTCCGGCTTAACCCAGGAAGAAGATCATGACCTTGTTGTAAAGGCAATTACAGGATTTCTTAATAAGACTTCCAGACAATAATTTAATTAGAATTGAACTTTTAAGGAAAAGAATGGTCTTATCATATTGCTGGAAGATTATCTTAATAATAAGTGTGTTTTTTAAAATTTACCAACAGATCACTTCGTCCATACGCGTAATTGCGTGTGGATTTTTTTAATTATTTAAATACAGAGGAGTGATTCTATTTAACCTTTACCTTTGTAACCAGTAAAGATTCCAAATCGTTAATTGACAATAATGAAAATTCTGAATATAATCAAGTTAATCGATTAAAAGGAGGTGAAACTGTTAGATGAAGAGGGCAACCCTTAAAGAGGTAGCAAGATTGGCAGGAGTTTCAACAGCTACCGTATCAAATGTATTAAATGAAACGAAAAATGTAAGCGAAGAGGTTAAAGACAAAGTTTACAAAGCGGCCCAGGAAC
The window above is part of the Metabacillus dongyingensis genome. Proteins encoded here:
- a CDS encoding heme-degrading domain-containing protein, with translation MEYGTLQAKLEEVKKQEEELIFKSFSNEDAWHIGLFIIESAKKINKSVAVNIIKNRQTVFHYGMDGTSPDQDEWIKKKSNVVLRHHHSSYYMMLYNQLKDRSYFDFYSASPFEYAVHGGAFPIITEGSGVIGVITVSGLTQEEDHDLVVKAITGFLNKTSRQ